The proteins below come from a single Bombus pyrosoma isolate SC7728 linkage group LG10, ASM1482585v1, whole genome shotgun sequence genomic window:
- the LOC122572170 gene encoding odorant receptor 4-like isoform X1, with translation MILNTVSPSVKFGLHFCGVWPGTPFQFLHKLYWVIAIITLQTYQYRYIVIHYSTDTLMNIAENLSIAVPFSLVFIKLFVTWTNYGLFCDILSTMEEDCRKYANMDINNLIRKTGLFSFYVTSIIMSSYLVSAVFYLAGAIAFQGTNDSMSRELLLKMDLPFETSESPNYELVVTTQFIIHFSAALAFGTFTALLFMMIVHVGCQIDIMCQSLTDAFPKNENKLKFFISRYQEIITFAEKIEKLFTYIALSQLVSNTVNTCCEGFLIVLAINDESGLVILIKSVVFYIVICLEVFVYCFAGEYLRIKSQLIGDTAYNMLWYDLRPNKSRLLIPVILRSQRGFTLTFGKFSNLSLESFTGIMKVSASYMSVLLALY, from the exons aTGATATTAAACACGGTTAGCCCGTCTGTTAAATTTGGCCTTCATTTTTGTGGTGTCTGGCCTGGAACACCATTTCAATTCCTACATAAGTTATATTGGGTGATAGCGATAATTACGCTTCAGACTTATCAATAcagatatatcgttatacattatagcaCCGATACTCTTATGAACATAGCAGAAAATTTGAGCATCGCCGTGCCTTTCAGTTTAgtgtttatcaaattattcgtTACTTGGACGAATTATGG CTTGttttgcgatattttatcAACCATGGAAGAGGACTGTCGGAAATATGCTAATATGGATATAAATAATCTGATAAGAAAAACCGGGTTGTTCTCCTTTTATGTAACTAGCATAATCATGTCCTCGTATCTGGTGTCTGCGGTTTTTTATCTTGCCGGCGCTATTGCATTTCAAGGAACGAACGATTCAATGTCTCGAGAGCTTCTTTTGAAAATGGATTTACCTTTCGAGACGAGTGAATCCCCGAATTACGAACTTGTGGTGACTacacaatttattattcatttctcaGCGGCCCTTGCGTTCGGAACGTTCACTGCTCTGCTTTTCATGATG atagTGCATGTAGGGTGCCAAATCGACATAATGTGCCAGAGTCTAACAGATGCTTTTcctaaaaatgaaaacaagttaaaattttttattagtagATATCAAGAAATCATTACTTTTGCagagaaaattgagaaacttttTACGTATATAGCTCTTAGCCAACTTGTATCAAATACAGTTAATACTTGCTGCGAAGGATTCCTCATTGTACTT GCTATAAACGATGAGAGTGGACTTGTTATACTCATCAAATctgttgtattttatatagttatttGCTTAGAAGTTTTCGTATATTGTTTCGCTGGGGAATATCTTCGCATTAAG AGCCAATTAATCGGCGACACAGCGTACAATATGCTTTGGTACGATTTACGTCCAAACAAGAGCCGACTTCTGATACCTGTTATATTAAGGTCTCAAAGAGGTTTCACATTGACTTtcggaaaattttcaaaccttTCCCTGGAAAGCTTCACTGGC ATTATGAAGGTTTCAGCGTCATATATGTCGGTACTTTTGGCATTAtactga
- the LOC122572170 gene encoding uncharacterized protein LOC122572170 isoform X2, protein MILNTVSPSVKFGLHFCGVWPGTPFQFLHKLYWVIAIITLQTYQYRYIVIHYSTDTLMNIAENLSIAVPFSLVFIKLFVTWTNYGLFCDILSTMEEDCRKYANMDINNLIRKTGLFSFYVTSIIMSSYLVSAVFYLAGAIAFQGTNDSMSRELLLKMDLPFETSESPNYELVVTTQFIIHFSAALAFGTFTALLFMMIVHVGCQIDIMCQSLTDAFPKNENKLKFFISRYQEIITFAEKIEKLFTYIALSQLVSNTVNTCCEGFLIVLSQLIGDTAYNMLWYDLRPNKSRLLIPVILRSQRGFTLTFGKFSNLSLESFTGIMKVSASYMSVLLALY, encoded by the exons aTGATATTAAACACGGTTAGCCCGTCTGTTAAATTTGGCCTTCATTTTTGTGGTGTCTGGCCTGGAACACCATTTCAATTCCTACATAAGTTATATTGGGTGATAGCGATAATTACGCTTCAGACTTATCAATAcagatatatcgttatacattatagcaCCGATACTCTTATGAACATAGCAGAAAATTTGAGCATCGCCGTGCCTTTCAGTTTAgtgtttatcaaattattcgtTACTTGGACGAATTATGG CTTGttttgcgatattttatcAACCATGGAAGAGGACTGTCGGAAATATGCTAATATGGATATAAATAATCTGATAAGAAAAACCGGGTTGTTCTCCTTTTATGTAACTAGCATAATCATGTCCTCGTATCTGGTGTCTGCGGTTTTTTATCTTGCCGGCGCTATTGCATTTCAAGGAACGAACGATTCAATGTCTCGAGAGCTTCTTTTGAAAATGGATTTACCTTTCGAGACGAGTGAATCCCCGAATTACGAACTTGTGGTGACTacacaatttattattcatttctcaGCGGCCCTTGCGTTCGGAACGTTCACTGCTCTGCTTTTCATGATG atagTGCATGTAGGGTGCCAAATCGACATAATGTGCCAGAGTCTAACAGATGCTTTTcctaaaaatgaaaacaagttaaaattttttattagtagATATCAAGAAATCATTACTTTTGCagagaaaattgagaaacttttTACGTATATAGCTCTTAGCCAACTTGTATCAAATACAGTTAATACTTGCTGCGAAGGATTCCTCATTGTACTT AGCCAATTAATCGGCGACACAGCGTACAATATGCTTTGGTACGATTTACGTCCAAACAAGAGCCGACTTCTGATACCTGTTATATTAAGGTCTCAAAGAGGTTTCACATTGACTTtcggaaaattttcaaaccttTCCCTGGAAAGCTTCACTGGC ATTATGAAGGTTTCAGCGTCATATATGTCGGTACTTTTGGCATTAtactga
- the LOC122572168 gene encoding odorant receptor 22c-like isoform X1 — protein sequence MMLSRSISRPVIIGLRLIGIWPGSSYEIIVRCIWVANMMSAQVFQYRYIIKHISSGNLADVVDSVSTTLPYSLLFFKIISFWIKRGIFKNILIGMSRDWIDTSTAKLNVDVMINKAELAYRCSNLIIGVYASAVFIYGGMFLEFSRQDHEDGFNITSRQLLIKMDLPFAYYESPMYEYVFVVQFLQLLATGISIAMLDALIITLILHIGGQIEMLHEALKNIPIKDEKHGSLRNVIKSLTDHHYRIILNSEYIEKLFSYIALMQLLCNTIVICCIGFLIIVAVNSYGDIKILMKILLFYIAITLEAFIFSYAGEYLSSKSLSVSSSAYGSSWYLLEPRNRRVVILLMIRSQRSLTITAGKFMDLSMIGFATILKASASYVSVLYAMY from the exons ATGATGCTTAGTAGAAGTATCAGTCGCCCGGTAATAATTGGCCTACGATTGATTGGAATTTGGCCAGGTTCATCTTATGAAATTATTGTCCGATGCATTTGGGTAGCTAACATGATGTCTGCGCAAGTATTTCAGTATCGGTATATAATAAAGCATATTAGTTCTGGAAACTTGGCGGACGTAGTAGACAGTGTGAGCACCACTTTGCCTTATAGTCTActgttctttaaaataattagctTTTGGATTAAACGCGG aatatttaaaaacatattgaTAGGAATGTCTCGCGATTGGATCGACACTTCTACTGCCAAACTTAACGTAGATGTCATGATAAACAAAGCTGAACTTGCATACCGTTGCTCAAACTTAATTATTGGCGTATACGCCAGTGCCGTTTTTATATACGGCGGTATGTTCCTGGAATTCAGTCGTCAGGATCATGAGGACGGATTTAATATAACATCTCGGCAATTGTTGATAAAAATGGACCTTCCGTTTGCATATTATGAAAGTCCAATGtatgaatatgtatttgttGTACAATTTCTTCAACTATTAGCTACTGGAATTAGCATTGCTATGTTAGATGCTTTGATAATTACATTG ataCTTCATATCGGAGGGCAAATAGAAATGTTACACGAAGctctaaaaaatattcctatcAAAGATGAAAAACATGGATCATTACGAAATGTCATTAAATCATTAACCGATCATCATTACCGGATTATCCTTAATTCggaatatatcgaaaaattattctcgTATATCGCTTTGATgcaattattatgtaatacaatCGTCATATGTTGTATAGGTTTCTTAATAATAGTC GCGGTTAATTCATACGGTGACATAAAAATacttatgaaaattttgttattttatatcgcTATTACGTTGGaagcatttattttttcctacgCTGGGGAATATCTTAGTAGTAAA AGCCTGTCAGTTAGCAGTTCAGCTTACGGTTCTTCATGGTACTTATTAGAACCTAGAAACAGACGTGTCGTGATTCTTCTTATGATAAGATCACAAAGAAGTTTAACGATTACTGCTGGGAAATTTATGGACTTGTCTATGATCGGCTTTGCAACT attttaaaagCTTCTGCATCATATGTATCGGTATTGTATGCGATGTACTGA
- the LOC122572168 gene encoding uncharacterized protein LOC122572168 isoform X2 produces the protein MMLSRSISRPVIIGLRLIGIWPGSSYEIIVRCIWVANMMSAQVFQYRYIIKHISSGNLADVVDSVSTTLPYSLLFFKIISFWIKRGIFKNILIGMSRDWIDTSTAKLNVDVMINKAELAYRCSNLIIGVYASAVFIYGGMFLEFSRQDHEDGFNITSRQLLIKMDLPFAYYESPMYEYVFVVQFLQLLATGISIAMLDALIITLILHIGGQIEMLHEALKNIPIKDEKHGSLRNVIKSLTDHHYRIILNSEYIEKLFSYIALMQLLCNTIVICCIGFLIIVAVNSYGDIKILMKILLFYIAITLEAFIFSYAGEYLSSKSLSVSSSAYGSSWYLLEPRNRRVVILLMIRSQRSLTITAGKFMDLSMIGFATIMY, from the exons ATGATGCTTAGTAGAAGTATCAGTCGCCCGGTAATAATTGGCCTACGATTGATTGGAATTTGGCCAGGTTCATCTTATGAAATTATTGTCCGATGCATTTGGGTAGCTAACATGATGTCTGCGCAAGTATTTCAGTATCGGTATATAATAAAGCATATTAGTTCTGGAAACTTGGCGGACGTAGTAGACAGTGTGAGCACCACTTTGCCTTATAGTCTActgttctttaaaataattagctTTTGGATTAAACGCGG aatatttaaaaacatattgaTAGGAATGTCTCGCGATTGGATCGACACTTCTACTGCCAAACTTAACGTAGATGTCATGATAAACAAAGCTGAACTTGCATACCGTTGCTCAAACTTAATTATTGGCGTATACGCCAGTGCCGTTTTTATATACGGCGGTATGTTCCTGGAATTCAGTCGTCAGGATCATGAGGACGGATTTAATATAACATCTCGGCAATTGTTGATAAAAATGGACCTTCCGTTTGCATATTATGAAAGTCCAATGtatgaatatgtatttgttGTACAATTTCTTCAACTATTAGCTACTGGAATTAGCATTGCTATGTTAGATGCTTTGATAATTACATTG ataCTTCATATCGGAGGGCAAATAGAAATGTTACACGAAGctctaaaaaatattcctatcAAAGATGAAAAACATGGATCATTACGAAATGTCATTAAATCATTAACCGATCATCATTACCGGATTATCCTTAATTCggaatatatcgaaaaattattctcgTATATCGCTTTGATgcaattattatgtaatacaatCGTCATATGTTGTATAGGTTTCTTAATAATAGTC GCGGTTAATTCATACGGTGACATAAAAATacttatgaaaattttgttattttatatcgcTATTACGTTGGaagcatttattttttcctacgCTGGGGAATATCTTAGTAGTAAA AGCCTGTCAGTTAGCAGTTCAGCTTACGGTTCTTCATGGTACTTATTAGAACCTAGAAACAGACGTGTCGTGATTCTTCTTATGATAAGATCACAAAGAAGTTTAACGATTACTGCTGGGAAATTTATGGACTTGTCTATGATCGGCTTTGCAACT ATTATGTATTAA